From a region of the Kaistia sp. 32K genome:
- the araD gene encoding L-arabinonate dehydratase, with protein MTSSGNRPARRTIASLRSQRWFGATDLRSFGHRSRTLQMGYAYEEFMGKPVVGIINTWSDINPCHAHFRHRVEEVKRGVWQAGGFPIELPAMSLAENFVKPTTMLYRNFLAMEVEELIRSHPVDGVVLLGGCDKTTPATIMGAISMDLPTIFLPAGPMLRGNYAGKVLGSGSDVWKYWAEKEAGRIGDEEWRAMESGIARSFGTCMTMGTASTMTSLAETLGLSLPGASSIPAPDSAHSRMAAECGRHIIEMIFDDWKPSDILTAASFENALVVHMALAGSTNAMVHLIAMAGRAGIPLTLEDFDRVARDIPVLANLRPTGEWLMEDFYYAGGLPALWSELRDHLDLSARTVRGTLADAVEAARNYNTDVIRPFDHPVSAEVGTAILTGNLAPDGCVMKPSAAEPRLLRHTGPALVFRDYNEMSAMVDRDDLDVTADTVLVLQNAGPVGGPGMPEWGMLPIPRKLLREGVRDMLRISDARMSGTSYGACILHVSPESHIGGPLAAVQTGDLISVDVEARTIHLHVDDAEIARRLAVFKPPARDYPRGYNKLFAAHIRQAHLGCDFDFLEGTEKLPEPEIH; from the coding sequence ATGACCTCGTCCGGAAACAGGCCCGCGCGCCGCACGATCGCCTCGCTTCGCAGCCAGCGCTGGTTCGGCGCCACGGACCTGCGCTCCTTCGGCCACCGCTCGCGCACGCTGCAGATGGGCTATGCCTATGAGGAGTTCATGGGCAAGCCGGTCGTCGGCATCATCAACACCTGGTCCGACATCAACCCCTGCCACGCGCATTTCCGCCATCGCGTCGAGGAGGTGAAGCGCGGCGTCTGGCAGGCGGGCGGCTTCCCGATCGAATTGCCGGCGATGTCCTTGGCCGAGAATTTCGTCAAGCCGACCACCATGCTCTACCGCAACTTCCTCGCCATGGAGGTGGAAGAGCTGATCCGATCGCATCCGGTCGATGGCGTCGTGCTGCTCGGCGGCTGCGACAAGACCACGCCGGCGACGATCATGGGCGCGATCTCTATGGATCTGCCGACGATCTTCCTGCCGGCGGGGCCGATGCTGCGTGGCAATTATGCTGGCAAGGTGCTCGGCTCCGGCTCCGACGTCTGGAAATACTGGGCGGAGAAGGAGGCGGGCCGGATCGGCGACGAGGAATGGCGCGCCATGGAATCCGGCATCGCGCGTTCCTTCGGCACCTGCATGACCATGGGCACCGCCTCGACCATGACGTCGCTCGCCGAGACGCTCGGCCTGTCGCTGCCGGGCGCCTCGTCGATTCCCGCGCCCGATTCCGCCCATTCGCGCATGGCGGCGGAGTGCGGGCGGCACATCATCGAGATGATCTTCGACGATTGGAAGCCTAGCGATATCCTGACCGCGGCCTCGTTCGAGAACGCGCTCGTCGTGCACATGGCGCTCGCCGGCTCGACCAACGCGATGGTGCATCTGATCGCCATGGCGGGGCGGGCGGGCATTCCGCTGACGCTGGAGGATTTCGACCGCGTGGCGCGCGACATTCCCGTCCTCGCCAATCTGCGGCCGACCGGCGAATGGCTGATGGAGGATTTCTACTATGCTGGCGGCCTGCCGGCGCTCTGGTCGGAACTGCGCGACCATCTCGATCTCTCCGCGCGCACCGTCCGGGGCACGCTGGCCGATGCGGTCGAGGCGGCGCGCAACTACAACACCGACGTCATCCGTCCGTTCGATCATCCGGTTTCGGCCGAGGTCGGCACGGCCATCCTGACCGGCAACCTGGCGCCGGACGGCTGCGTGATGAAGCCGTCGGCGGCAGAGCCGCGCCTCTTGAGGCACACCGGCCCGGCGCTGGTCTTCCGCGACTACAACGAGATGTCGGCGATGGTCGATCGCGACGATCTCGACGTCACGGCCGATACCGTACTGGTGCTGCAGAACGCCGGTCCTGTCGGCGGGCCGGGCATGCCGGAATGGGGCATGCTGCCGATCCCGAGAAAGCTCCTGAGAGAGGGCGTGCGCGACATGCTGCGCATCTCCGACGCGCGCATGAGCGGCACCAGCTATGGCGCCTGCATCCTGCACGTCTCGCCGGAATCGCATATCGGCGGCCCGCTGGCGGCCGTGCAGACGGGCGACCTCATCTCCGTCGACGTCGAGGCGCGGACGATCCATCTGCATGTCGACGACGCCGAGATCGCCCGCCGCCTCGCCGTGTTCAAGCCGCCGGCGCGCGACTATCCGCGCGGCTACAACAAGCTGTTCGCCGCCCACATCCGCCAGGCCCATCTCGGCTGCGACTTCGACTTCCTCGAAGGCACCGAGAAGCTGCCGGAGCCGGAGATCCACTAG
- a CDS encoding LacI family DNA-binding transcriptional regulator, with the protein MAKPNLHTVAAHAGVSIATVSKVVNGVRYGISEATLERVQASIEELGYRPNRSGRGLRTLRRSIIGMAIVDPSPTFLADPFTTHLVAGLSNYLSDRGFGLLLHGIKPKQVETSFLVKENVVDGLCIMLSGSAQLRLQNTRLFSKLGHPLVVFQDRAAEGVPDTCFVNQDDAGGAAALSQLVLARNPKSVLIVIPDIFWPAIELRLEAYWQSMKRAGVAAKIIRCDESNPAAIAEAIGDHLDKSGLPDVIVGANDKIALVALRILEGRAARVPDDVAVTGFNAFASNDYAGLDLTTARSPAYEMGETGGRLLLERLESGRFEKREYTLPVSLVPGATA; encoded by the coding sequence ATGGCCAAGCCCAACCTTCATACCGTCGCGGCCCATGCCGGCGTCTCGATCGCGACCGTGTCGAAGGTGGTCAACGGCGTGCGCTACGGCATCTCGGAAGCGACGCTGGAGCGGGTCCAGGCCTCGATCGAGGAGCTCGGCTACCGGCCGAACCGCTCCGGCCGCGGCCTTCGCACGCTGCGTCGTTCGATCATCGGCATGGCGATCGTCGACCCCTCGCCGACCTTCCTCGCCGATCCGTTCACGACCCATCTGGTCGCCGGCCTCTCGAACTATCTGAGCGACCGGGGCTTCGGCCTGCTCCTGCACGGCATCAAGCCGAAGCAGGTCGAGACCTCCTTCCTGGTCAAGGAGAACGTCGTCGACGGGCTCTGCATCATGCTGTCGGGCTCGGCCCAGCTCCGGCTTCAGAACACAAGACTGTTCAGCAAGCTCGGCCATCCGCTGGTGGTGTTCCAGGATCGCGCCGCCGAGGGCGTTCCCGACACCTGCTTCGTCAACCAGGACGACGCCGGCGGCGCGGCGGCGCTGTCGCAGCTCGTGCTCGCCCGCAATCCGAAATCGGTGCTGATCGTCATCCCGGACATCTTCTGGCCGGCCATCGAGCTGCGGCTCGAAGCCTATTGGCAGTCGATGAAGCGCGCCGGGGTCGCGGCCAAGATCATCCGCTGCGACGAAAGCAATCCCGCCGCGATTGCCGAGGCGATCGGGGATCATCTCGACAAATCGGGCCTGCCGGATGTGATCGTCGGCGCCAACGACAAGATCGCCCTCGTCGCGCTGCGCATCCTGGAAGGGCGGGCGGCGCGCGTGCCGGACGACGTCGCCGTCACCGGCTTCAACGCCTTCGCCTCGAACGACTATGCGGGTCTCGACCTGACAACGGCGCGCTCGCCCGCCTATGAGATGGGCGAGACCGGCGGCCGGCTGCTGCTCGAGCGGCTGGAGAGCGGACGGTTCGAAAAACGCGAATACACGCTTCCGGTCAGCCTCGTGCCCGGCGCGACGGCCTGA
- a CDS encoding RraA family protein translates to MSAAQFDLEALKKVLYSAVLSDVLDDFGLTHQAMLPFVRPLDDSLTMIGYARTGLFMNTYSVREDENPYEVEIALIDDLKPNDIAVLGCDGPTTRIAPWGELLTTASRKRGAVGCVTDGLVRDVRHIRNLEFPVFHGGIGPLDSRGRGKMMARDLPIECAGVTVASGDLVFGDVDGVVVVPQKIAADVIQAALKKVTSENKTREELENGLLLGEVYAKYGVL, encoded by the coding sequence TTGTCTGCTGCCCAGTTCGATTTGGAAGCCCTGAAGAAAGTTCTGTATTCGGCCGTTCTGTCCGACGTTCTCGATGATTTCGGCCTGACGCATCAGGCGATGCTGCCCTTCGTGCGGCCGCTGGACGACAGCCTGACGATGATCGGCTATGCGCGGACCGGCCTGTTCATGAACACCTATTCGGTGCGCGAGGACGAGAACCCCTACGAGGTCGAGATCGCGCTGATCGACGATCTGAAGCCGAACGACATCGCCGTGCTCGGCTGCGACGGTCCGACGACGCGGATCGCGCCCTGGGGCGAACTGCTGACCACCGCGTCGCGCAAGCGGGGCGCGGTCGGCTGCGTGACGGACGGTCTCGTCCGCGACGTCCGCCACATCCGCAATCTCGAATTCCCCGTCTTCCACGGCGGCATCGGCCCGCTCGATTCGCGCGGGCGCGGCAAGATGATGGCGCGCGACCTGCCGATCGAATGCGCCGGCGTCACGGTCGCCTCCGGCGACCTGGTCTTCGGCGATGTCGATGGCGTCGTCGTCGTGCCGCAGAAGATCGCCGCCGACGTGATCCAGGCGGCGCTGAAGAAGGTCACCAGCGAGAACAAGACCCGCGAGGAACTCGAGAACGGCCTGCTGCTCGGCGAGGTCTACGCCAAATACGGCGTCCTCTGA
- a CDS encoding amino acid ABC transporter ATP-binding protein has protein sequence MAFGAVQVLRGVDLTVREGESVAIIGPSGSGKSTLLRCLNRLETPTGGKVTFESKPITEKSNVNHLRMRMGMVFQHFNLFPHMTALGNVIEAPIHVLKMSRADAEARGRDLLGKVGLLEKADFYPRQLSGGQKQRVAIARCLAMNPRLLLLDEITSALDPELVGEVLDVVRGLARQGMTMMLVTHEMRFAREVADRVVFMDGGVVVEAGPPEEIFTRPKSPRLQKFLKAVLEQVSEA, from the coding sequence ATGGCCTTCGGCGCGGTCCAGGTGCTGCGCGGCGTCGATCTGACGGTCCGGGAGGGCGAGAGCGTCGCTATCATCGGGCCGAGCGGCTCCGGCAAGAGCACGCTGCTCCGCTGCCTCAACCGGCTGGAGACGCCGACGGGCGGCAAGGTGACCTTCGAGAGCAAGCCGATCACCGAGAAGTCGAACGTCAACCATCTGCGCATGCGGATGGGCATGGTGTTCCAGCACTTCAACCTGTTCCCGCACATGACGGCGCTCGGCAATGTCATCGAGGCGCCGATCCATGTTCTGAAGATGAGCCGCGCCGATGCCGAGGCGCGCGGGCGCGATCTGCTCGGCAAGGTCGGGCTGCTGGAAAAGGCCGATTTCTATCCGCGCCAGCTTTCCGGCGGCCAGAAGCAGCGCGTCGCCATCGCCCGCTGCCTGGCGATGAACCCGCGCCTGCTGCTCCTCGACGAGATCACCTCGGCGCTCGATCCGGAACTGGTCGGCGAGGTGCTCGACGTCGTGCGCGGTCTCGCCCGCCAGGGCATGACCATGATGCTGGTCACGCATGAGATGCGGTTCGCGCGCGAGGTCGCCGATCGGGTCGTGTTCATGGATGGCGGCGTCGTCGTCGAGGCGGGACCGCCGGAAGAGATCTTCACCCGGCCGAAGAGCCCGCGCCTGCAGAAGTTCCTGAAGGCGGTGCTGGAGCAGGTCTCGGAAGCCTGA
- a CDS encoding ABC transporter substrate-binding protein, producing MKSQFTRRGFLTTAGALAVGAPLVARPAFAQEAGTDLLADIKKRGFLRVGTFSIPPETWIDIGTGEWKGIAADFTKAVGKEIGVEVDPVVLVHSALAPALDSGRIDVISGLYKTAERQKVMAYGSKPFWYGIDVLLTRSQDGIENVQGLKDKVIGTVRGSAQEIEAQELQKRYGVADIRKYDSADPMLMDLKAGRLDAAVWWGYTFDYAAAQNPDYDFKVVEYLAPEYLGSETLPANYYVYSKNGTESLIKAFDDAIDAIKARGEDKEIMARYGLTNPSYLTGKF from the coding sequence ATGAAGAGCCAATTCACCCGACGCGGATTCCTGACTACTGCCGGAGCCCTCGCCGTGGGCGCGCCGCTGGTGGCCCGTCCTGCCTTCGCGCAGGAAGCGGGCACCGATCTCCTCGCCGACATCAAGAAGCGCGGCTTCCTGCGCGTCGGCACGTTCAGCATTCCGCCGGAGACCTGGATCGATATCGGCACCGGCGAATGGAAGGGCATCGCGGCGGATTTCACCAAGGCCGTCGGCAAGGAAATCGGCGTCGAGGTCGACCCGGTCGTGCTCGTCCACTCGGCGCTGGCGCCGGCGCTTGATTCCGGCCGTATCGACGTCATCTCGGGCCTCTACAAGACGGCCGAGCGCCAGAAGGTCATGGCCTATGGCAGCAAGCCGTTCTGGTACGGCATCGACGTGCTGCTGACCCGCTCGCAGGACGGCATCGAGAACGTCCAGGGCCTCAAGGACAAGGTGATCGGCACCGTGCGTGGCTCGGCGCAGGAGATCGAGGCCCAGGAGCTGCAGAAGCGCTACGGCGTCGCCGACATCCGCAAGTATGATTCCGCCGATCCGATGCTGATGGACCTCAAGGCCGGCCGTCTCGATGCGGCTGTCTGGTGGGGCTACACCTTTGACTATGCGGCGGCGCAGAACCCCGACTACGACTTCAAGGTCGTGGAATATCTGGCGCCGGAATATCTCGGCAGCGAGACGCTTCCCGCCAACTACTACGTCTATTCGAAGAACGGCACCGAGAGCCTGATCAAGGCCTTCGACGACGCGATCGACGCCATCAAGGCGCGTGGCGAGGACAAGGAGATCATGGCGCGTTACGGGCTCACCAACCCGTCCTACCTGACCGGCAAGTTCTAG
- a CDS encoding DUF1513 domain-containing protein has product MRSTATEPGGFRAFAGRALRAILPFAGEAGGATERQVFVSSVRVGPRQHMLMLIDERGGIVGRMPLAGRGHDIAIDPARRRVAVFARRPGYFAVLVDVASCEPLATITPPEGHHFFGHGIFSADGRLLYATENNFDGEHSRGVIGVYDVSGGTSARIGEFETHGVDAHEILLAPDGRTLVIANGGIETHPDYGRQKLNLAEMRPSIVRIDSETGDLLEEAVLDPALNRLSMRHMTFDGGGNVWFGCQWEGARSERPPLVGRIGKDGKAQLMNFPDGIAPLARNYIGSVVASRDGSTIATSSPIGGQLFFWDAASGDFRDCVALPDGCGVAPTEGEAFLATAGDGRVMRTEHGQLAPLARRHEQFDNHLRRV; this is encoded by the coding sequence ATGCGCTCGACGGCGACTGAACCAGGCGGCTTCAGGGCCTTCGCCGGCCGCGCGCTCCGCGCGATCCTTCCCTTCGCCGGCGAGGCCGGGGGCGCGACGGAGCGGCAGGTCTTCGTCTCCTCGGTCCGGGTCGGCCCGCGTCAGCACATGCTGATGCTGATCGACGAGCGGGGCGGCATCGTCGGCCGCATGCCGCTCGCCGGTCGCGGCCATGACATCGCGATCGACCCGGCGCGCCGGCGTGTCGCCGTGTTCGCCCGCCGCCCCGGCTACTTCGCCGTCCTCGTCGACGTCGCCTCCTGCGAGCCGCTGGCGACGATCACCCCGCCGGAGGGGCACCATTTCTTCGGCCACGGCATCTTCTCCGCCGATGGCCGGCTGCTCTATGCGACCGAGAACAATTTCGACGGCGAGCACTCGCGCGGCGTCATCGGCGTCTACGACGTCTCGGGCGGCACCTCCGCTCGGATCGGCGAGTTCGAGACGCATGGCGTCGACGCGCACGAGATCCTGCTCGCCCCGGACGGCCGCACGCTGGTGATCGCCAATGGCGGCATCGAGACCCATCCGGACTATGGCCGCCAGAAGCTCAACCTCGCCGAAATGCGCCCCTCGATCGTCCGCATCGACAGCGAGACCGGCGATCTCCTTGAGGAAGCCGTGCTCGATCCGGCTCTGAACCGCCTCTCCATGCGCCACATGACCTTCGACGGCGGCGGCAATGTCTGGTTCGGCTGCCAGTGGGAGGGCGCGCGCAGCGAGCGGCCGCCGCTGGTCGGGCGCATCGGCAAGGACGGCAAGGCGCAATTGATGAACTTCCCCGATGGGATCGCACCGCTGGCGCGCAACTATATCGGCTCGGTCGTGGCGAGCCGCGACGGCTCGACCATCGCCACCTCCTCGCCGATCGGCGGCCAGCTGTTCTTCTGGGACGCGGCGAGCGGCGATTTCCGCGATTGCGTCGCCCTGCCGGACGGCTGCGGCGTGGCGCCGACCGAGGGCGAAGCCTTCCTCGCCACCGCCGGCGACGGCCGCGTCATGCGGACCGAACACGGCCAGCTCGCCCCGCTCGCCCGCCGCCACGAGCAGTTCGACAACCATCTGCGTAGGGTCTAG
- a CDS encoding amino acid ABC transporter permease codes for MNDYLQLLQTYFPYIAKGAIVTLELTVFSLIGSIVIGLLATFAKMSGIRLLGYVAGIYIELIRATPALLQLFIIYFGLTSFGIRLEPMAAAIITLSLVGGAYAAEIFRAGIEAVDRGQFEAARSLGMSTPLAMRRIILPQAGVIILPPFTNFIISMIKDTSLALTISVPEIMYRSYDASSQSYRSMAIYSMAAILYLAICLPLSRVAKRLERKRAAQ; via the coding sequence ATGAATGATTATCTGCAATTATTGCAAACCTACTTTCCCTATATCGCCAAGGGCGCAATCGTCACGCTGGAGCTGACGGTCTTCTCGCTGATCGGCAGCATCGTCATCGGTCTTCTCGCCACCTTCGCCAAGATGTCGGGCATTCGGCTTCTCGGCTATGTCGCCGGCATCTACATCGAGCTGATCCGCGCGACGCCGGCGTTGTTGCAGCTGTTCATCATCTATTTCGGCCTGACTTCGTTCGGCATCCGGCTGGAGCCGATGGCCGCCGCCATCATCACGCTGTCGCTGGTCGGCGGCGCCTATGCGGCGGAGATCTTTCGCGCCGGCATCGAGGCGGTCGATCGCGGCCAGTTCGAGGCGGCGCGCAGCCTCGGCATGTCGACGCCGCTCGCCATGCGCCGGATCATCCTGCCGCAGGCGGGCGTGATCATCTTGCCGCCCTTCACCAATTTCATCATTTCCATGATCAAGGACACGTCGCTGGCCCTGACCATCTCCGTGCCGGAGATCATGTACCGGTCCTACGACGCGTCGAGCCAGTCCTATCGCAGCATGGCGATCTACTCGATGGCGGCGATCCTCTATCTGGCGATCTGCCTGCCGCTCTCCCGTGTCGCCAAGAGACTCGAACGCAAGAGGGCGGCCCAGTGA
- a CDS encoding cyclopropane-fatty-acyl-phospholipid synthase family protein: MRLLSHLLKRFVRSGRLTVLDHSGTRHIFGSGENGPDVTIRFTDKAVEREIFLNPELKSAEAYMDGRLVVENGGSIYDLLLLFSVNRTGLAAHPIQKSLRKAWKMLKRRHQANVVGVAADNARSHYDLPEAFYRLWLDEGMNYSCAYFSRPDEDLESAQINKLRHIAAKLKLEPGMTVAEIGSGWGSLAIYLAVHCGAKVTAINVSTDQLATARRRVEEAGVADKVTFVEIDYRKLEGQFDRVVSVGMMEHVGVAHFEDYFRTVRRLLKPGGFAMIHAIGRMSPPGSTAPFIRKYIFPGGYVPALSEVFAATEQAGLWVDDCEIWRLHYYWTIKAWRERFMAVREQVVAMQGERFARMWEFYLAAVELGFLHGSNMVYQLLLSSQRDDVPVIRDYIVDDERALAKRDKAALPA; encoded by the coding sequence ATGCGCCTGCTGTCTCACCTTTTGAAGCGGTTCGTCCGGAGCGGGCGGCTGACCGTTCTCGATCATTCCGGCACCCGGCATATCTTCGGCTCCGGCGAGAACGGTCCCGACGTGACCATCCGCTTCACCGACAAGGCCGTCGAGCGCGAGATCTTTTTGAATCCAGAGCTGAAGTCCGCCGAGGCCTATATGGACGGGCGGCTCGTCGTCGAGAACGGCGGCTCGATCTACGACCTGCTGCTGCTCTTCTCGGTCAACCGCACCGGGCTCGCCGCGCATCCGATCCAGAAATCGCTGCGCAAGGCGTGGAAGATGCTGAAGCGCCGGCATCAGGCGAATGTCGTCGGCGTCGCCGCCGACAATGCCCGCTCGCATTACGACCTGCCCGAGGCCTTCTACCGGCTCTGGCTCGACGAGGGCATGAACTATTCCTGCGCCTATTTCAGCCGTCCCGACGAGGATCTGGAGAGCGCGCAGATCAACAAGCTCCGCCATATCGCCGCCAAGCTGAAGCTGGAGCCCGGCATGACGGTTGCCGAGATCGGCTCGGGCTGGGGCTCGCTCGCGATCTATCTCGCTGTCCATTGCGGCGCCAAGGTCACCGCCATCAACGTCTCCACCGACCAGCTCGCGACCGCGCGGCGCCGGGTCGAGGAGGCGGGCGTCGCCGACAAGGTCACGTTCGTCGAGATCGACTATCGCAAGCTCGAGGGCCAGTTCGACCGCGTCGTCTCGGTCGGCATGATGGAGCATGTCGGCGTCGCCCATTTCGAGGATTATTTCCGTACCGTGCGGCGGCTCTTGAAGCCGGGCGGCTTCGCCATGATCCACGCGATCGGCCGCATGTCGCCGCCGGGCTCGACCGCGCCCTTCATCCGCAAGTACATCTTCCCCGGCGGCTATGTGCCGGCGCTCTCGGAGGTGTTCGCGGCGACGGAGCAGGCGGGGCTTTGGGTCGACGACTGCGAGATCTGGCGGCTGCACTATTACTGGACGATCAAGGCCTGGCGGGAGCGCTTCATGGCCGTGCGCGAGCAAGTCGTCGCCATGCAGGGCGAGCGGTTCGCGCGGATGTGGGAGTTCTATCTCGCCGCCGTCGAGCTCGGCTTCCTGCACGGCTCCAACATGGTCTACCAACTGCTGCTCTCGTCGCAGCGCGACGACGTGCCGGTGATCCGCGACTACATCGTCGACGACGAACGCGCGCTGGCGAAGCGGGACAAGGCGGCACTGCCGGCGTAG
- a CDS encoding FadR/GntR family transcriptional regulator, producing MVDLQLKPARREKLSDILYGQILEQIVSGIFAPGDRLPSENDICKAFEVSRPVVREALQRLQVDGLVIARQGAGTFVSHKPPGGLLATTPPQQVASVLRVTEVRIAIETECAHLAAERRTIAQLAEIEARQAAFEAALHSGAAGLEEDFAFHLAIAEATGNEVFPAVLESLKGRIEDWMRSALSMTRVGSEERRRALLSEHRNIVDAIARQQADQAALYMKFHLVEARRRLTDARRDR from the coding sequence ATGGTCGATCTGCAACTGAAGCCGGCGCGCCGCGAAAAGCTCTCCGACATCCTCTACGGCCAGATCCTCGAACAGATCGTTTCGGGCATTTTCGCGCCCGGCGACAGGCTGCCGTCCGAGAACGATATCTGCAAGGCCTTCGAGGTGTCGCGGCCGGTCGTGCGCGAGGCGCTGCAGCGGCTGCAGGTCGACGGCCTCGTCATCGCGCGCCAGGGCGCCGGCACCTTCGTCTCGCACAAGCCGCCCGGCGGCCTGCTGGCGACGACGCCGCCGCAGCAGGTCGCGAGCGTGCTCCGCGTCACCGAGGTGCGGATCGCCATCGAGACGGAATGCGCCCATCTCGCCGCCGAGCGCCGCACAATCGCGCAGCTCGCCGAGATCGAAGCCCGGCAGGCCGCGTTCGAGGCCGCGCTGCATTCCGGCGCCGCCGGCCTGGAGGAGGATTTCGCCTTCCACCTCGCCATCGCCGAGGCGACCGGCAACGAGGTGTTCCCGGCCGTGCTCGAAAGCCTGAAGGGCCGGATCGAGGACTGGATGCGCAGCGCGCTCAGCATGACGCGCGTCGGCTCCGAGGAACGGCGGCGTGCCCTGCTCTCCGAGCACCGCAACATCGTCGACGCCATCGCCCGCCAGCAGGCGGACCAGGCCGCGCTCTACATGAAGTTCCATCTCGTCGAGGCCCGCAGGCGCCTGACCGACGCGCGCCGCGATCGCTGA
- a CDS encoding YjbE family putative metal transport protein (Members of this highly hydrophobic protein family,regularly are found preceded by the yybP-ykoY manganese riboswitch (see RF00080). A metal cation transport function is proposed.), whose product MEFVAAELVALATVVLIDLVLAGDNAIVVGMAAAGLPKEIRSKAILVGIAAAAILRIIFALFATKLLGIIGLTLAGGILLLWVCWKLWREIRTDHEAEAAAAAEAIENASQTGGKTFKQAITQIIIADVSMSLDNVLAVAGTAREHTWVLVVGLVLSVALMGVAANVVARLLKRLPWIAYVGLAVIAYVAFKMIWDGGLEVFHMADVTGWV is encoded by the coding sequence ATGGAATTTGTTGCTGCCGAACTGGTCGCGCTGGCCACCGTCGTGCTGATCGACCTCGTGCTGGCGGGCGACAACGCCATCGTCGTCGGCATGGCGGCCGCCGGCCTGCCGAAGGAGATCCGCAGCAAGGCAATCCTGGTCGGCATCGCCGCCGCCGCGATCCTGCGCATCATCTTCGCCCTCTTCGCCACCAAGCTGCTCGGCATCATCGGCCTGACGCTCGCCGGCGGCATCCTGCTGCTCTGGGTCTGCTGGAAACTCTGGCGCGAGATCCGAACCGACCACGAAGCCGAGGCGGCGGCTGCCGCCGAGGCGATCGAGAACGCCAGCCAGACGGGCGGCAAGACCTTCAAGCAGGCGATCACCCAGATCATCATCGCCGACGTCTCGATGTCGCTCGACAACGTGCTTGCCGTCGCCGGCACGGCGCGCGAACACACCTGGGTCCTGGTCGTCGGGCTGGTCCTCTCGGTCGCGTTGATGGGCGTCGCCGCCAATGTGGTGGCCAGGCTGCTGAAGCGCCTGCCCTGGATCGCCTATGTGGGTCTCGCCGTCATCGCCTACGTCGCCTTCAAGATGATCTGGGACGGCGGGCTGGAAGTGTTCCACATGGCCGACGTCACAGGATGGGTGTGA